One genomic window of [Clostridium] scindens ATCC 35704 includes the following:
- a CDS encoding V-type ATP synthase subunit I, with translation MSVLQMQRISICALKKDRKAILEKIQSMGVMEMNQIAEDEEGFEKMDTLNARQRFEKKAQLSDQALAVLETYAPEKHSMLSGLEGKKLVEQEQFDKAVAEKEAIVSKANLLISKNKEIAESKAGILKLENQIESLEPWISLDVPMNFEGTGKVSMLLGTMPAETTLESVYEQIAVNNPDIEAMDVKIISSDRDAAYLAVFCLRAEAAAVEEALRAGGFARPSQVTDKAPAKKKADLIAEIQKLNNEIEKTEEEIRSYADSREDLKLVGDYFRMRAQKYEVLGTLPQSQRTFVMSGYVAAKAVPAIEKAIGERYDCVLDVEDLKEDEEPPIILKNNAFSSSVEGVLESYGLPHKGEFDPTTIMSFFYVFFFGMMLSDAAYGAIIAIACFVVLKKFPRMSKGMHKSIKMFMFCGISTIVWGVLFGGYFGDVVDVVSRTFFGRTVTIKPLWFAPLNDPMRLLIYSMAFGLIHLFVGLGIKGYMLVKDGKILDFFCDVVLWYAFLIGLILMLLPTDIFASIAQTQIVFPPAVSMLAKGLAIVGALGLLLMSGRANKNPALRIALGAYDIYNITGWLSDVLSYSRLLALGLATGVIASVVNQMGSMFGKGIVGAILFVVVFIVGHTLNLAINLLGAYVHTNRLQFVEFFGKFYEGGGRPFEPFQSDTKYVDIKEETLS, from the coding sequence ATGTCAGTATTGCAGATGCAAAGAATTAGTATCTGCGCGCTAAAGAAAGACCGTAAGGCCATTTTGGAGAAGATACAGTCAATGGGAGTCATGGAAATGAACCAGATTGCCGAAGACGAGGAAGGCTTCGAGAAGATGGATACCTTGAATGCCAGACAGAGGTTTGAGAAGAAGGCGCAGCTTTCGGATCAGGCGCTGGCAGTTCTTGAAACTTACGCTCCGGAGAAGCATTCAATGCTATCAGGCCTGGAGGGCAAGAAACTAGTCGAACAGGAGCAATTTGATAAAGCGGTTGCAGAAAAAGAGGCCATTGTCTCAAAAGCTAATCTGCTGATATCGAAAAATAAAGAGATAGCGGAGAGCAAAGCCGGTATTCTGAAACTGGAAAACCAGATTGAGTCGCTTGAACCTTGGATTTCTTTGGATGTTCCAATGAATTTCGAAGGTACGGGGAAGGTGTCGATGCTGCTTGGAACTATGCCGGCGGAGACGACCCTGGAATCTGTCTACGAGCAGATTGCCGTGAATAATCCTGACATTGAGGCAATGGATGTGAAGATTATCTCCAGTGACAGGGATGCGGCTTACCTGGCTGTTTTTTGTCTTAGGGCAGAAGCGGCTGCGGTAGAAGAGGCTTTGAGGGCAGGAGGATTCGCAAGGCCTTCGCAGGTTACGGACAAGGCGCCTGCCAAGAAGAAGGCGGATCTTATCGCAGAGATTCAAAAACTGAATAATGAGATTGAAAAAACTGAGGAAGAGATCAGAAGCTATGCAGATAGCAGGGAGGATTTGAAACTGGTAGGAGACTACTTCCGCATGAGAGCACAGAAGTATGAAGTGCTGGGAACTCTTCCACAGTCGCAGAGGACATTTGTCATGAGCGGCTATGTAGCGGCAAAGGCGGTGCCGGCAATTGAAAAAGCCATTGGGGAACGCTATGACTGTGTCCTGGATGTAGAGGACTTGAAAGAAGATGAAGAACCGCCGATTATCCTGAAGAATAACGCATTTTCATCCAGCGTGGAAGGCGTCCTGGAATCATACGGACTGCCCCATAAGGGTGAATTCGACCCAACGACGATCATGTCATTTTTCTATGTATTTTTCTTTGGAATGATGTTATCTGATGCCGCATATGGCGCGATTATCGCAATTGCCTGTTTCGTGGTTCTGAAGAAATTCCCCCGGATGAGCAAGGGTATGCATAAGTCAATCAAGATGTTTATGTTCTGCGGCATCTCGACGATAGTCTGGGGCGTTCTGTTTGGAGGATATTTTGGAGACGTGGTGGATGTGGTGTCCCGGACATTCTTTGGAAGGACAGTTACCATCAAGCCATTGTGGTTTGCACCGCTGAATGATCCGATGAGGCTTTTGATCTATTCTATGGCATTTGGACTGATCCATCTGTTCGTAGGACTGGGCATCAAGGGATATATGCTGGTAAAAGACGGAAAGATTTTAGACTTTTTCTGTGATGTGGTGCTCTGGTACGCATTTTTGATCGGCCTGATACTGATGCTGCTTCCTACGGATATATTTGCATCAATCGCACAGACGCAGATCGTTTTCCCGCCGGCCGTCAGCATGCTGGCAAAAGGCCTGGCGATCGTAGGAGCACTGGGACTTCTTCTGATGTCCGGAAGGGCCAACAAGAATCCGGCGCTCAGGATCGCGCTTGGAGCATATGATATCTATAACATCACCGGCTGGCTCAGCGATGTACTGTCTTATTCGCGTCTGCTGGCGCTTGGCCTTGCCACAGGAGTTATCGCTTCCGTGGTAAACCAGATGGGAAGCATGTTTGGAAAAGGCATCGTGGGAGCAATCCTATTTGTTGTCGTCTTTATAGTTGGACACACGCTGAATCTGGCAATCAACCTGCTGGGCGCGTATGTGCACACGAATCGTCTGCAGTTTGTAGAGTTTTTTGGCAAATTCTACGAAGGCGGAGGAAGACCTTTCGAACCATTTCAATCAGATACAAAATATGTAGATATTAAGGAGGAAACTTTATCATGA
- a CDS encoding ATP synthase subunit B family protein: MVEETIKTIKETENEAEEIVRKADAECTGILEEASAKAKEIKEQAEADAKAKAEDSLKAAKESGEKSTMEALADVEKEIASLREAALAKEEETVSAVIAELV, from the coding sequence ATGGTAGAAGAAACCATTAAAACCATCAAGGAGACGGAAAATGAGGCGGAGGAAATCGTAAGAAAAGCAGACGCCGAATGTACCGGAATCCTTGAAGAAGCCTCTGCAAAAGCCAAGGAGATCAAAGAACAGGCTGAAGCAGATGCAAAGGCAAAGGCAGAAGACAGTCTAAAGGCAGCGAAGGAAAGTGGGGAAAAGTCGACGATGGAGGCTTTGGCCGATGTGGAGAAGGAAATTGCATCTCTTAGGGAGGCTGCGCTGGCGAAGGAAGAAGAGACGGTGTCTGCCGTAATTGCAGAACTCGTCTGA
- a CDS encoding tRNA (cytidine(34)-2'-O)-methyltransferase, which translates to MLNIVLHEPEIPANTGNIGRTCVAANTRLHLIEPLGFRLNEKNLKRAGMDYWDKLDVTTYIDYDDFIRRNPNAKIYMATTKATKAYTDVEYEPDCYIMFGKESAGIPEEILVKHKDDCIRIPMVPDIRSLNLGNSVAIVLYEALRQNAFAGMDLEGHLHRLEW; encoded by the coding sequence ATGTTGAATATTGTATTGCATGAGCCGGAGATACCTGCAAATACAGGAAATATCGGACGCACCTGCGTGGCTGCGAACACAAGGCTTCACCTGATCGAACCATTAGGATTCAGACTGAATGAGAAGAATCTGAAGAGGGCTGGAATGGATTATTGGGATAAGCTGGATGTGACTACTTATATTGATTATGATGATTTCATCAGGAGGAATCCGAACGCGAAGATCTATATGGCCACTACCAAAGCGACGAAAGCCTACACGGATGTCGAGTATGAGCCAGACTGCTATATTATGTTTGGGAAAGAAAGCGCGGGAATACCAGAAGAGATTCTGGTAAAACATAAAGATGACTGTATTAGGATTCCGATGGTTCCGGATATCCGTTCCCTGAATCTTGGGAACTCGGTGGCAATCGTTTTATATGAGGCGCTCAGGCAGAATGCGTTTGCGGGGATGGATCTGGAAGGCCATCTGCACAGGCTGGAATGGTAA
- a CDS encoding aminotransferase class I/II-fold pyridoxal phosphate-dependent enzyme — protein MRDPLSKKVTGLAPSGIRKFFDLVSEMPEAISLGVGEPDFDTPWRIREEGIYALEQGKTFYTSNAGLKELKEEIGRYLRRKINVDYDPASEIVVTVGGSEGIDIALRAMLDPGDEVLIPQPSYVSYLPCTVLADGKPIVIPLKQENEFKLTAEELEESITPRTKILVLPYPNNPTGAIMTKEDLEPVAKVVKEHDIFVLSDEIYSELTYGTAHASIASLPGMKERTLVINGFSKGFAMTGWRLGYICGPRAIAEQMVKIHQYAIMCAPTNSQYAAVEALKNCESEVERMRVAYNQRRRYLVHEFRRMKLDCFEPFGAFYIFPNIKEFGMSSEAFATRFLEEEKVAVVPGSAFGECGEGFLRVSYAYSLEDLKEAIGRLGDFVGRLRNIR, from the coding sequence ATGAGAGATCCATTATCCAAAAAAGTAACAGGCCTGGCGCCGTCGGGCATCCGTAAATTTTTCGACTTGGTAAGCGAGATGCCAGAGGCCATATCTCTTGGCGTCGGTGAGCCGGATTTTGACACGCCCTGGCGGATCAGGGAAGAGGGAATCTATGCGCTGGAACAGGGAAAGACGTTCTATACTTCTAATGCAGGCTTGAAGGAATTGAAAGAAGAGATAGGCAGATATTTACGGAGAAAGATAAATGTAGACTATGATCCGGCATCGGAAATCGTGGTGACGGTGGGAGGCAGCGAAGGGATCGACATAGCCTTGAGGGCTATGCTGGATCCGGGAGATGAAGTGCTGATCCCACAGCCCAGTTATGTATCCTATCTTCCCTGTACAGTACTGGCGGACGGAAAGCCCATCGTAATACCCCTTAAGCAGGAAAATGAATTTAAGCTGACGGCAGAGGAACTGGAAGAGTCCATTACGCCAAGAACAAAGATACTGGTTCTTCCCTACCCCAATAATCCCACGGGGGCAATCATGACAAAAGAAGATCTGGAGCCTGTCGCGAAAGTGGTGAAGGAACATGACATCTTCGTGTTGTCGGATGAAATCTATTCGGAACTGACTTATGGAACCGCCCATGCATCGATAGCCTCTCTTCCTGGAATGAAAGAGCGAACGCTGGTAATCAACGGATTCTCGAAAGGATTTGCGATGACCGGATGGAGGCTGGGCTATATCTGCGGGCCCAGGGCAATCGCAGAGCAGATGGTGAAGATTCATCAGTACGCTATCATGTGCGCGCCCACCAATAGCCAGTATGCCGCGGTTGAGGCGCTGAAGAACTGCGAAAGCGAAGTCGAAAGGATGCGGGTGGCCTACAATCAGAGAAGGCGTTATCTGGTTCATGAATTCAGACGGATGAAACTGGACTGCTTTGAGCCATTTGGCGCGTTCTACATATTCCCAAATATTAAGGAGTTTGGCATGAGTTCAGAAGCGTTTGCCACCAGGTTCCTCGAAGAAGAGAAGGTGGCGGTAGTTCCGGGGAGCGCATTCGGAGAGTGCGGGGAAGGATTCCTGAGAGTATCTTACGCTTATTCCCTGGAAGACTTGAAGGAGGCGATCGGACGGCTGGGAGACTTCGTGGGGCGGCTCAGGAACATCAGGTGA
- a CDS encoding Lrp/AsnC family transcriptional regulator, whose translation MKEMRKQILMYMETNSRVDLGELAVILGTDEADVANEIARMEKEGIICGYHTLIDWDKTGEERVNALIEVRVTPQREKGFDKTAERICNFPEVTAVYLISGGYDLLVTLEGKTLQEVARFVSGRLSPIEDVISTTTHFIMKKYKEHGTLMRTKNKTERMPVTP comes from the coding sequence ATGAAAGAGATGAGGAAACAGATACTGATGTATATGGAGACGAACAGCAGAGTGGATCTGGGCGAACTGGCAGTCATTCTGGGGACTGATGAAGCGGATGTGGCAAACGAGATTGCCCGCATGGAAAAGGAGGGGATCATCTGCGGGTATCACACGCTGATCGACTGGGACAAGACAGGAGAAGAACGGGTTAACGCATTGATAGAAGTCCGCGTGACGCCCCAAAGAGAGAAAGGATTTGATAAGACGGCGGAAAGGATATGCAATTTTCCGGAGGTGACGGCCGTCTATCTGATATCCGGAGGATATGATCTTCTGGTTACGCTGGAAGGAAAGACGCTTCAGGAAGTCGCCAGATTCGTATCTGGCAGGCTGTCTCCGATTGAGGATGTCATAAGCACGACGACACATTTTATAATGAAGAAATATAAAGAACACGGGACATTGATGCGGACAAAGAATAAGACAGAAAGGATGCCGGTGACGCCATGA
- a CDS encoding AIR synthase-related protein: MRLETQTGYLINETATVYGQSKYIGIHALAAVANSMAAAGASHPGVGVRIALPPYAYKSKIHTIEKNIKSACREQEIELLEIKSERNSAVNFPMVAVSGIAKVPKNDPWCKGPVPAKGEIVLTKWVGMDGMLQITMEKERELRERFAPAFLNQILSYRQEIFARQEIGIARACGASAICQIGDGGILAALWNLAKEASAGISVDMKQISILQETIEVCEHYRLNPYQLASAGSLLIIADDGEALAEALNSRQVKASVIGRLTDNNDKIIHNGEEVRYIDRPAPDEILKLFNGGRQDERDEETDTDVYGDEQQSGSGRTGSHSGD; this comes from the coding sequence ATGAGACTAGAAACGCAGACTGGATACTTGATAAATGAGACGGCTACCGTATATGGGCAGTCCAAATATATTGGAATTCATGCACTTGCTGCCGTCGCCAACTCTATGGCGGCGGCAGGTGCATCGCATCCTGGCGTAGGCGTGCGGATCGCGCTTCCACCTTACGCATACAAATCCAAGATACATACAATTGAAAAAAACATAAAGAGCGCCTGCCGCGAGCAGGAAATTGAACTGCTGGAGATAAAGAGCGAAAGGAATTCGGCGGTTAATTTCCCCATGGTGGCCGTGAGCGGGATTGCTAAAGTCCCGAAGAATGACCCATGGTGCAAGGGTCCGGTTCCGGCGAAGGGAGAGATCGTCCTTACCAAGTGGGTGGGTATGGATGGCATGCTCCAGATCACAATGGAGAAGGAACGGGAATTAAGAGAGCGGTTCGCACCGGCATTCCTTAACCAGATATTGTCTTACCGACAGGAGATATTCGCACGGCAGGAGATAGGCATAGCAAGGGCCTGTGGCGCGTCCGCCATCTGTCAGATCGGGGATGGCGGCATTCTGGCAGCCTTGTGGAATCTGGCGAAAGAAGCCTCGGCCGGGATATCCGTGGATATGAAGCAGATATCCATCCTTCAGGAGACTATAGAGGTTTGCGAGCACTACCGGCTCAATCCCTACCAGCTGGCTTCCGCAGGGAGCCTCCTGATCATAGCAGATGATGGGGAAGCACTGGCAGAAGCGCTTAACAGCAGGCAGGTCAAGGCATCCGTTATCGGGCGGCTGACGGATAATAATGATAAGATTATACATAATGGAGAAGAGGTGCGCTATATTGACCGTCCCGCACCGGATGAGATCCTTAAACTATTCAACGGAGGCAGGCAAGATGAAAGAGATGAGGAAACAGATACTGATGTATATGGAGACGAACAGCAGAGTGGATCTGGGCGAACTGGCAGTCATTCTGGGGACTGA
- a CDS encoding VanW family protein, protein MAAGSQRKGNKKSKRMSRMRRRRRQVLFGLVFVCVCIIFAISYGVLYRYVSKFPADKICDNIYIGSVNVSGMTDKEAKEALKKHLEDDRKENVTMKVDDKKAAATLEELGLHYNDIDKVTKKAVSYGKKGRLWVRYRQLRKLSKEKMVLGEEFVLDHKKSKAIIEDRVVPLASHAVDAKIKKDGDGFKITKEKDGQTVDIKASTAKLEKYLNEKWKHKGITIKMTLIKESPSVTKKDLSTIKDELGTFFTDAGGGDRWQNLKTGVDLLNGSVLMPGEQLSVHDRTAPYDEEHGYVPAGSYENGQVVDSFGGGICQVSTTLYNAVLYAELEVVERYPHSMLVAYVDPSRDAAIAGDYLDFVFKNSYDTPIFIAGEIDAANQLRFTIYGKETRTPGRTVEFESETLTTEDYGVTYKENSDAALGSLNYAGSPHTGKTAQLWKIVYQDGKQVSRDVINNSTYEKSDQIIEIGTKTDNAQAKVLVQNAIATQDKGKIDAAISQARSLQAQPSQGTGGQEQSSQESTGQVQPAQ, encoded by the coding sequence ATGGCTGCAGGAAGTCAGAGAAAGGGAAATAAAAAAAGCAAACGGATGTCGAGGATGAGACGAAGAAGGAGGCAAGTCCTTTTTGGTCTTGTTTTCGTATGCGTATGTATCATCTTTGCCATATCTTATGGAGTGCTTTACCGTTATGTATCAAAGTTTCCGGCGGATAAGATCTGCGACAATATCTATATCGGAAGCGTAAATGTGTCAGGAATGACAGACAAAGAGGCCAAGGAGGCTTTGAAAAAGCATCTGGAGGATGACCGCAAAGAGAATGTGACCATGAAAGTGGACGACAAAAAGGCTGCAGCGACGCTGGAAGAACTGGGACTTCACTATAATGACATCGACAAGGTGACCAAAAAGGCTGTCTCCTATGGGAAAAAGGGGAGGCTATGGGTGCGCTACCGGCAGTTGAGGAAACTATCTAAGGAAAAAATGGTGCTGGGCGAGGAGTTTGTCCTGGACCATAAAAAGTCAAAGGCTATCATAGAGGATAGGGTGGTTCCGCTTGCCAGCCATGCGGTGGATGCCAAGATTAAAAAAGACGGCGACGGATTTAAGATTACCAAGGAAAAGGACGGACAGACCGTAGATATCAAAGCATCGACAGCGAAATTGGAAAAATATCTGAATGAAAAATGGAAGCATAAAGGCATTACCATAAAGATGACCCTGATAAAAGAATCTCCTTCCGTGACGAAGAAGGACTTGAGCACGATAAAAGATGAACTGGGGACATTTTTCACGGATGCAGGCGGAGGAGACCGCTGGCAGAATCTTAAGACGGGCGTGGATCTTCTTAATGGCTCCGTGCTGATGCCGGGAGAGCAGTTATCCGTCCATGACAGGACCGCGCCTTATGATGAAGAGCACGGATACGTGCCGGCCGGATCTTATGAGAATGGGCAGGTAGTGGATTCTTTCGGAGGAGGCATCTGCCAGGTGTCTACCACTCTATATAATGCCGTGCTTTATGCAGAACTGGAAGTGGTGGAACGATATCCTCACTCCATGCTTGTAGCATATGTAGACCCGTCCAGGGATGCAGCCATTGCCGGCGACTATCTGGACTTCGTGTTTAAGAATAGTTATGATACTCCGATCTTTATTGCCGGAGAGATCGACGCTGCCAACCAGCTGCGTTTCACCATCTATGGCAAGGAGACCAGGACGCCGGGGCGGACCGTGGAGTTTGAGAGCGAGACGTTGACCACGGAAGATTATGGGGTCACCTATAAAGAGAACTCGGATGCGGCGCTCGGAAGCTTGAATTATGCCGGAAGCCCGCATACAGGCAAGACGGCCCAACTTTGGAAGATCGTTTATCAGGATGGAAAACAGGTGAGCAGGGATGTGATCAATAACAGCACTTATGAGAAGTCTGACCAGATTATTGAGATAGGGACCAAAACTGATAACGCCCAGGCCAAGGTTCTGGTACAGAATGCTATTGCCACCCAGGACAAAGGCAAGATCGACGCAGCCATCAGCCAGGCTCGATCCTTGCAGGCTCAGCCATCCCAAGGCACGGGCGGGCAGGAACAATCATCCCAGGAATCGACAGGGCAGGTACAGCCGGCACAGTAA
- the nth gene encoding endonuclease III produces MKKRTRQILDILDEQYGTEYRCYLNYETPWQLLIATMLSAQCTDARVNIVTESLFKKYPSASAFASADLKELEQDIKPTGFYHNKAKNIISCMKDIVDKYDGEVPKSLEELTSLAGVGRKTANVIRGNIYHEPSVVVDTHVKRISNRLGLTKNQDPEKIEQDLMKELPKDHWILYNIQIITFGRTICTARSPRCEECFLQKYCKEYKM; encoded by the coding sequence ATGAAGAAAAGAACACGCCAGATACTGGACATACTGGATGAACAGTATGGAACGGAATATAGATGCTATCTCAACTATGAGACGCCTTGGCAGCTGCTGATAGCCACTATGCTGAGTGCCCAGTGCACGGACGCGCGGGTGAATATCGTTACCGAAAGCCTGTTTAAGAAGTATCCGTCTGCTTCAGCATTTGCCAGCGCAGACTTAAAAGAACTGGAACAGGATATCAAGCCTACCGGATTTTACCATAATAAAGCAAAGAATATCATCTCATGCATGAAGGATATTGTGGATAAATATGACGGCGAAGTTCCAAAGAGCCTTGAGGAACTGACGTCCCTTGCAGGAGTGGGAAGAAAGACGGCCAATGTCATAAGGGGGAATATCTATCATGAGCCCAGCGTAGTGGTGGATACTCATGTAAAAAGGATATCGAACCGGCTTGGGCTGACAAAGAATCAGGACCCGGAAAAGATAGAGCAGGATCTGATGAAGGAGCTGCCTAAAGACCATTGGATCCTGTACAATATACAGATCATTACGTTTGGACGTACGATATGCACGGCACGCAGTCCAAGATGTGAGGAATGTTTCTTGCAAAAATATTGTAAAGAGTATAAAATGTAG